The Microbacterium sp. SORGH_AS_0862 genome has a segment encoding these proteins:
- a CDS encoding amidohydrolase family protein produces the protein MTIDLNAVTAIDVHVHVQIDDSGRTASPPALTAAMAAYFGSSEPPRTVDATAHYYRERNMAAVVFTVDATTNLGHAPNSIDDLAAGAHRNADVLIPFGSVDPLQGEAAVEEARRQVGELGVRGFKFHPSVQGFDPSAQEFDALWSTIEELGVPIIVHTGQTGAGAGTPGGWGFRLSLSNPMLLDDVAARHPDLQVIMAHPSVPWQDEALSIATHKLNTWIDLSGWSPKYFSPALVRAARTYLKHKMLFGSDMPALTPDRWLNDVQTLEFPPDVHEMIVKQNAARLLGLS, from the coding sequence ATGACCATCGATCTGAACGCCGTCACCGCGATCGACGTGCACGTCCACGTGCAGATCGACGACAGCGGACGCACCGCGTCGCCGCCCGCCCTGACCGCCGCCATGGCGGCGTACTTCGGCAGCAGCGAGCCGCCGCGCACGGTGGATGCGACCGCCCACTACTACCGCGAGCGCAACATGGCGGCGGTGGTGTTCACGGTGGACGCGACCACCAACCTGGGCCACGCCCCCAACAGCATCGACGATCTCGCCGCGGGCGCTCACCGCAACGCCGACGTGCTGATCCCGTTCGGCAGCGTCGACCCGCTCCAGGGTGAGGCGGCGGTCGAGGAGGCGCGCCGCCAGGTCGGGGAGCTGGGCGTGCGCGGTTTCAAGTTCCACCCCTCGGTGCAGGGCTTCGACCCGTCCGCGCAGGAGTTCGATGCGCTGTGGTCCACGATCGAAGAGCTCGGCGTGCCGATCATCGTCCACACGGGTCAGACGGGTGCCGGCGCCGGGACTCCCGGCGGATGGGGGTTCCGGCTCTCGCTGTCGAATCCGATGCTCCTCGACGATGTCGCGGCGCGGCATCCGGATCTGCAGGTGATCATGGCCCACCCGAGCGTGCCGTGGCAGGACGAGGCGCTCTCGATCGCCACGCACAAGCTCAACACGTGGATCGATCTGTCCGGCTGGTCGCCGAAGTACTTCTCGCCCGCGCTCGTGCGGGCGGCGCGCACCTATCTGAAGCACAAGATGCTCTTCGGCTCCGACATGCCCGCTCTCACCCCCGACCGGTGGCTGAACGACGTGCAGACGCTCGAGTTCCCGCCGGACGTGCACGAGATGATCGTCAAGCAGAACGCCGCCCGGCTGCTGGGACTGTCATGA
- a CDS encoding acyl-CoA dehydrogenase family protein: protein MTGAPTDVFGYAARLTDAEATKLTALRELLEQRARPHLATWWEDAHCPAHLRKEIAALHLEDDPAIVGEDGEPRPLYIGFRHLELVRFDMSIGTLYGGQVGMFRTLVRRGGSPEQVERWDPRIRSFDLTGCFALTEPDHGSDVAGGLETTATREGDTWRIRGHKRWIGNAALSEVIVVVARDTADDRVKAFLVPRAAEGVTVRDVTGKIALRMVRNGDIELRDVRVPESDRLQRIDSFADLAAILADLRFVVAWNAAGLQIGAYEAALAYASRRRQFGRPIAGFQLVQEKLSRMLGNATATLALAVAITDARQNGGADEMQAALVKGWAADRARETVALAREICGAEGIRVDNDVARFFADAEALYTFEGTREMNALIVGRAVTGLSAFTR, encoded by the coding sequence ATGACGGGCGCCCCCACCGACGTCTTCGGCTACGCCGCGCGGCTGACGGACGCCGAGGCGACCAAGCTCACCGCGCTGCGGGAACTGCTGGAGCAGCGTGCCCGACCGCACCTGGCCACCTGGTGGGAAGACGCACACTGCCCCGCGCACCTGCGCAAGGAGATCGCGGCGTTGCACCTCGAGGACGATCCGGCGATCGTCGGCGAGGACGGCGAGCCGCGCCCGCTCTACATCGGCTTCCGCCACCTGGAGCTCGTCCGGTTCGACATGTCGATCGGCACCCTCTACGGCGGGCAGGTGGGCATGTTCCGCACGCTCGTGCGCCGCGGCGGTTCGCCCGAGCAGGTCGAGCGATGGGATCCCCGCATCCGCTCCTTCGATCTCACCGGATGCTTCGCGCTCACCGAGCCCGATCACGGCTCCGATGTCGCCGGCGGCCTCGAGACCACCGCGACCCGTGAGGGCGACACGTGGCGCATCCGGGGGCACAAGCGGTGGATCGGCAACGCGGCGCTGTCGGAGGTGATCGTGGTAGTCGCCCGCGATACGGCTGACGACCGGGTGAAGGCCTTCCTCGTGCCGCGTGCGGCCGAGGGCGTGACAGTGCGCGACGTGACGGGGAAGATCGCGCTGCGGATGGTGCGCAACGGTGACATCGAGCTGCGCGATGTGCGTGTACCCGAAAGCGACCGGCTGCAGCGCATCGACTCCTTCGCCGACCTCGCCGCGATCCTCGCCGACCTGCGGTTCGTCGTCGCGTGGAATGCGGCAGGGCTCCAGATCGGCGCGTACGAGGCGGCGCTCGCGTACGCGTCGCGCCGGCGGCAGTTCGGGCGGCCGATCGCCGGCTTCCAACTCGTGCAGGAGAAGCTGTCGCGCATGCTGGGGAACGCCACCGCGACACTCGCGCTGGCCGTCGCGATCACCGACGCGCGCCAGAACGGGGGCGCGGACGAGATGCAGGCGGCCCTCGTCAAGGGCTGGGCCGCCGACCGCGCCCGTGAGACGGTCGCCCTCGCCCGGGAGATCTGCGGCGCGGAGGGCATCCGCGTCGACAACGACGTCGCCCGCTTCTTCGCCGACGCGGAGGCGCTCTACACGTTCGAGGGCACGCGGGAGATGAATGCGCTGATCGTGGGACGCGCCGTCACAGGGCTGAGCGCCTTCACCCGCTGA
- a CDS encoding zinc-binding dehydrogenase, giving the protein MLTPIPATMRAAVLEDEGAAMRMMTIAVPEPGPDEVLLEVIACGVCHTDLHVIKGEVVFPRPAVMGHEVSGRIVAIGAGSDTSFRIGDSVVAGFIMPCRTCSACLRGRDDLCEQFFRRNRLEGTLFDGRSRLRMPDGSFLAMYSMGGLAEYCVVPISALAALAAGLDPETSCILGCAGLTSYGAVFRAGEVAEGSTVAIIGVGGIGSSLIPLCLAAGAREVIAVDIAADKLRSARELGATATVDASTGDPVAAVRSLVGGADVVFEALGRAETLEQGLGMLADGARLVAIGIAAAGTRAQVEITPLVRRGQQIVGSFGARTREDLPAVVRLAAEGAFDTDRLVTRRFDLEDADAAYAALARGEITGRAIIIPRRIREEETR; this is encoded by the coding sequence GTGTTGACTCCCATCCCCGCGACGATGCGGGCAGCGGTGCTGGAGGACGAGGGCGCCGCGATGCGGATGATGACGATCGCCGTCCCGGAGCCCGGGCCCGACGAGGTGCTGCTCGAGGTGATCGCGTGCGGCGTGTGCCACACCGACCTGCACGTGATCAAGGGCGAGGTCGTCTTCCCGCGTCCCGCGGTCATGGGTCACGAGGTGAGCGGGCGGATCGTGGCAATCGGCGCCGGCAGCGACACGTCGTTCCGCATCGGCGACTCGGTCGTCGCCGGGTTCATCATGCCCTGTCGCACCTGCAGCGCGTGCCTGCGCGGCCGCGACGACCTGTGCGAGCAGTTCTTCCGCCGCAACCGTCTGGAGGGGACCCTCTTCGACGGGCGCAGTAGGCTGCGGATGCCGGACGGGTCCTTCCTCGCGATGTACTCGATGGGCGGGCTCGCCGAGTACTGCGTCGTTCCGATCTCCGCCCTGGCGGCACTCGCGGCCGGTCTCGATCCCGAGACGTCCTGCATCCTCGGATGCGCCGGGCTGACCTCCTACGGGGCCGTCTTCCGCGCCGGCGAGGTCGCCGAGGGTTCCACCGTCGCGATCATCGGCGTCGGCGGGATCGGATCGAGCCTCATCCCCCTGTGCCTCGCGGCCGGCGCGCGAGAGGTCATCGCGGTCGACATCGCCGCCGACAAGCTGCGCAGCGCCCGCGAGCTGGGCGCGACCGCCACCGTCGACGCGTCCACCGGGGACCCGGTCGCGGCAGTTCGCTCCCTGGTCGGCGGAGCCGACGTCGTCTTCGAGGCGTTGGGCCGCGCCGAGACCCTGGAGCAGGGGCTCGGGATGCTCGCCGACGGTGCGCGCCTCGTCGCGATCGGCATCGCCGCCGCCGGAACCCGGGCGCAGGTGGAGATCACGCCCCTCGTGCGCCGCGGACAGCAGATCGTCGGCTCGTTCGGCGCGCGCACCCGCGAAGACCTTCCCGCCGTCGTGCGCCTCGCCGCAGAGGGCGCCTTCGACACCGACCGACTCGTGACCCGCCGTTTCGACCTCGAGGACGCGGATGCCGCCTACGCGGCGCTCGCGCGGGGCGAGATCACCGGCCGGGCCATCATCATCCCCCGACGTATCCGAGAAGAGGAGACCCGATGA
- a CDS encoding UGSC family (seleno)protein, with protein sequence MAPQEALLDPTGMSAGADDGTLAARPVSLRGLRVGLLDNTKPNATMLLEEIAAILQRDHAAGEATLYTKDYFGTPLSEPLLERIAAENDIVITAVGDCGSCSAATVADGIMFERAGVPTVSITSDSFFMSGRAMASVQGFPGFEFTAVAHPMASLTETEVRERAAAVMPEVLRILGVEEG encoded by the coding sequence ATGGCACCGCAGGAAGCGCTGCTGGATCCGACCGGGATGAGCGCGGGCGCCGACGACGGCACGCTCGCCGCTCGTCCGGTGAGCCTGCGAGGACTCCGGGTCGGGCTGCTGGACAACACCAAGCCGAACGCGACGATGCTGCTGGAGGAGATCGCTGCGATCCTCCAGCGCGATCATGCCGCGGGCGAGGCGACGCTGTACACAAAGGACTACTTCGGGACCCCCCTGTCCGAACCGCTGCTGGAGCGCATCGCCGCGGAGAACGACATCGTGATCACCGCCGTCGGCGACTGCGGCAGCTGCTCGGCGGCCACCGTCGCCGACGGGATCATGTTCGAACGCGCGGGGGTGCCGACGGTGTCGATCACCTCGGACTCCTTCTTCATGTCGGGTCGCGCGATGGCCTCGGTGCAGGGGTTCCCGGGGTTCGAGTTCACCGCCGTCGCACATCCGATGGCGAGTCTGACGGAGACCGAGGTGCGCGAGCGCGCGGCCGCGGTGATGCCCGAGGTCCTGCGGATCCTCGGCGTGGAGGAGGGATGA
- a CDS encoding MaoC family dehydratase, with the protein MTTDAIAIEDLPAARGRELGPSSWYPITQDDIDVYADLTGDDNPLHVDEAAAAASPFGGRIAHGMLTLSMVVLPLREIYRVSGASAGIVYGFDRIRFPAPTPSGGRIRLAGRIAEVEDRGDALQVTLALTFEVEGSTKPGVVAELILRHFR; encoded by the coding sequence ATGACGACCGACGCCATTGCGATCGAGGACCTTCCCGCCGCGCGCGGCAGAGAGCTGGGCCCGTCCTCCTGGTACCCGATCACGCAGGACGACATCGACGTCTATGCGGATCTGACCGGCGACGACAACCCGCTGCACGTCGACGAGGCCGCCGCGGCCGCCTCCCCGTTCGGGGGACGCATCGCCCACGGCATGCTGACCCTCAGCATGGTCGTGCTGCCCCTGCGGGAGATCTACCGGGTGAGCGGAGCCAGCGCCGGCATCGTCTACGGGTTCGACCGCATCCGCTTCCCCGCCCCGACGCCGTCGGGCGGACGCATCCGCCTCGCCGGCCGCATCGCGGAGGTCGAGGATCGCGGCGATGCGCTCCAGGTGACCCTCGCGCTGACGTTCGAGGTCGAGGGCTCGACCAAACCCGGGGTCGTGGCCGAACTCATCCTGAGGCACTTCCGGTGA
- a CDS encoding IclR family transcriptional regulator, with protein sequence MAMALEGTSDDGARSLIDRAFAILGTFQGGRVRQSLSDISRRTGLPIATCHRIVKRLTEWGALERDGDGRYNIGLRLWETASLAPRSVGLQRLARPYLLDLYETTGYAAHLAIREGLELVSIELLQSPRRPAARPRVGNRYPMHATAIGLVLLAHAPEEVRAEVLARPLTAFTSRTYTDPALLERLLADIRRSGYAVSDRQVDNVHISVAAPVYAADGSVVAACSLALTEQDVDGKNMIHLVRLTATSISRQLAAAGYARPES encoded by the coding sequence ATGGCGATGGCGCTGGAGGGTACGTCCGACGACGGTGCGCGCTCTCTGATCGACCGGGCCTTCGCCATCCTCGGCACCTTCCAGGGCGGCCGCGTGCGTCAGTCCCTCTCGGACATCTCCCGCCGCACCGGACTGCCGATCGCGACCTGTCACCGCATCGTCAAGCGGCTCACCGAGTGGGGCGCGCTGGAGCGGGACGGCGACGGGCGGTACAACATCGGACTGCGCCTGTGGGAGACCGCCTCGCTCGCGCCGCGATCGGTGGGGCTGCAGCGCCTCGCCCGGCCCTACCTGCTCGACCTCTACGAGACGACGGGATACGCCGCGCACCTCGCGATCCGCGAGGGGCTCGAGCTCGTGTCGATCGAATTGCTGCAGAGCCCGCGTCGGCCGGCGGCGAGGCCGCGTGTCGGAAACAGGTATCCGATGCACGCGACGGCGATCGGCCTCGTGCTCCTCGCCCACGCGCCCGAGGAGGTGCGCGCCGAGGTCCTCGCCCGCCCGCTCACCGCCTTCACCTCGCGGACCTACACCGACCCGGCGCTGCTCGAGCGGCTGCTCGCCGACATCCGCCGCAGCGGCTACGCCGTCAGCGACCGGCAGGTCGACAACGTGCACATCAGTGTCGCCGCACCCGTCTACGCGGCCGACGGCTCCGTCGTGGCAGCCTGCTCGCTGGCTCTGACCGAGCAGGATGTGGACGGCAAGAACATGATCCACCTCGTGCGGCTGACGGCGACCTCCATCTCCCGGCAGCTCGCCGCGGCGGGGTACGCCCGCCCCGAGTCCTGA
- a CDS encoding SDR family oxidoreductase, translating to MRLDGRVAIVTGAGRSLGRAYALALAAAGAAVVVNDVDAASAGAVVEEIRAAGGSATAAIAAVGSTAAAEELVRTAVDTFGRLDVLVANAGVLRDRVLWKMSDEEFDLVVETHLRGTFTCARAAASFLREQGEGGRIVLIGSPAGQFGSFGQTNYAAVKAGIVAMARTWSLELARAGITVNAVVPTALSPMTATIPAYAQAWEDHLAGLPVPPELRREKALGTPDDVAPLVVWLASERAAGVTGQAIGIGGDRLTLYAHPRVLDTDHRDGGWSAEEIDAAWADRFGAQAQPSGPPSRREDA from the coding sequence ATCCGACTCGACGGACGGGTGGCGATCGTCACGGGTGCGGGTCGCAGCCTCGGCCGGGCGTACGCGCTCGCCCTCGCGGCCGCGGGAGCTGCGGTCGTCGTCAACGACGTGGATGCGGCATCGGCCGGCGCCGTGGTCGAGGAGATCCGCGCCGCGGGCGGCTCGGCCACCGCCGCCATCGCGGCGGTCGGCTCGACGGCGGCGGCCGAGGAGCTCGTCCGAACGGCTGTCGACACCTTCGGGCGGCTCGACGTGCTCGTCGCGAACGCGGGCGTGCTGCGCGACCGCGTGCTCTGGAAGATGAGCGACGAGGAGTTCGATCTCGTCGTGGAGACGCACCTGCGCGGGACTTTCACGTGTGCGCGCGCCGCCGCATCCTTCCTGCGCGAGCAGGGCGAGGGCGGGCGCATCGTGCTGATCGGCTCGCCCGCGGGCCAGTTCGGCAGCTTCGGGCAGACCAACTATGCCGCCGTGAAAGCGGGGATCGTGGCGATGGCGCGCACGTGGTCGCTCGAGCTCGCCCGCGCCGGCATCACGGTGAACGCCGTCGTCCCGACGGCTCTCTCGCCCATGACGGCCACGATCCCCGCGTACGCGCAGGCGTGGGAGGACCACCTCGCGGGCCTTCCGGTTCCGCCCGAGCTCCGGCGCGAGAAGGCGCTGGGCACACCCGACGACGTGGCGCCCCTGGTGGTGTGGCTGGCCTCGGAGCGGGCCGCGGGCGTGACGGGCCAGGCCATCGGGATCGGCGGCGACCGGCTCACCCTCTACGCCCACCCCCGGGTGCTCGACACCGACCATCGGGACGGCGGATGGAGCGCGGAGGAGATCGATGCGGCCTGGGCCGACCGCTTCGGCGCGCAGGCGCAGCCGTCGGGACCGCCGTCGCGCAGGGAGGACGCGTGA
- the rocD gene encoding ornithine--oxo-acid transaminase, which yields MSVLDTTTSDIITAEDAHLAHNYHPLPVVISRGEGSWVTDVEGKRYLDLLSAYSALNFGHLHPAIVAVAQEQLTRLTLTSRAYHNDQLGVFAAALAELCGKDLVLPMNTGAEAVETAIKVARAWAYRVKGVPAGAAEIVVAGGNFHGRTTTIVGFSDDPEARGDFGPFMPGFVAAPFGDADALEAAITDNTAAVLIEPIQGEAGVIVPPAGYLAAVREICTRRNVLFIADEIQSGLGRTGYTFACEREGVVPDMYVLGKALGGGILPVSAVAADAAVLGVIRPGEHGSTFGGNPLAAAVAHRVVEMLATGEFQQRAKALGEHLEGRLNDLVGHGVTAVRVAGLWAGVDIDPAQGTAREVAERLLGRGVLVKDTHGQTIRIAPPLVVRATELDWAIEQLKLVLTA from the coding sequence ATGTCTGTGCTCGACACCACCACGAGCGACATCATCACGGCCGAGGACGCGCACCTCGCCCACAACTACCACCCGCTGCCTGTCGTCATCTCGCGTGGCGAGGGATCGTGGGTCACCGACGTCGAGGGAAAGCGCTACCTCGACCTGCTGTCGGCGTACTCCGCCCTCAACTTCGGACACCTGCATCCGGCGATCGTGGCGGTCGCGCAGGAGCAGCTCACGCGCCTCACCCTCACGAGTCGGGCCTACCACAACGATCAGCTGGGCGTCTTCGCTGCGGCACTCGCCGAGCTCTGCGGCAAGGACCTCGTCCTGCCGATGAACACGGGCGCCGAGGCGGTCGAGACCGCGATCAAGGTCGCCCGCGCATGGGCGTACCGGGTGAAGGGGGTCCCCGCCGGTGCGGCCGAGATCGTCGTCGCGGGTGGCAACTTCCACGGGCGCACGACGACCATCGTCGGCTTCAGCGATGACCCGGAGGCGCGCGGCGATTTCGGTCCGTTCATGCCTGGGTTCGTGGCGGCGCCGTTCGGCGACGCGGACGCGCTCGAGGCGGCCATCACCGACAACACCGCCGCGGTGCTGATCGAGCCGATCCAGGGAGAGGCCGGCGTCATCGTGCCGCCCGCTGGCTATCTCGCCGCGGTGCGCGAGATCTGCACCCGGCGCAACGTGCTGTTCATCGCCGACGAGATCCAGTCGGGTCTCGGTCGCACCGGGTACACGTTCGCGTGCGAGCGCGAGGGCGTCGTGCCCGACATGTACGTGCTCGGCAAGGCGCTCGGCGGCGGCATCCTTCCCGTGTCCGCCGTCGCGGCCGACGCGGCGGTGCTGGGCGTCATCCGTCCGGGCGAGCACGGCTCGACGTTCGGCGGCAACCCGCTGGCGGCCGCCGTGGCTCACCGTGTGGTCGAGATGCTCGCCACGGGCGAGTTCCAGCAGCGCGCGAAGGCGCTCGGCGAGCATCTCGAGGGGCGCCTGAACGACCTCGTCGGTCACGGCGTCACGGCCGTGCGCGTGGCGGGACTCTGGGCCGGTGTCGACATCGACCCCGCGCAGGGGACCGCGCGCGAGGTCGCCGAGCGACTGCTCGGACGCGGCGTGCTCGTCAAGGACACCCACGGTCAGACCATCCGCATCGCGCCGCCGCTCGTCGTGCGCGCGACGGAACTGGATTGGGCGATCGAGCAGCTGAAGCTCGTCCTCACCGCCTGA
- a CDS encoding aconitase X swivel domain-containing protein, which produces MIELVGRGIVPGRVRAPALVTREPISGFGGIDVATGTVIEPRHELFGQCFTGRLLVFPGAKGSSGWSGFFQSTRLMGTAPAALVFDVITTKAVLGAIVTRVPTVVQAAPAPLDTIRTGDVVEVDGDTGRIVVIRTDGVAVHSGG; this is translated from the coding sequence GTGATCGAGCTGGTGGGCCGGGGGATCGTCCCCGGGCGCGTGCGCGCGCCGGCGCTGGTCACGCGCGAGCCGATCTCGGGATTCGGGGGCATCGACGTCGCCACCGGGACGGTGATCGAGCCGCGGCACGAACTGTTCGGTCAGTGCTTCACGGGCCGTCTGCTCGTCTTCCCCGGCGCCAAGGGCTCCTCAGGGTGGTCGGGCTTCTTCCAGAGCACGCGACTCATGGGCACCGCTCCCGCCGCCCTCGTGTTCGACGTGATCACGACGAAGGCCGTGCTCGGCGCCATCGTGACGCGGGTTCCCACGGTCGTGCAGGCCGCCCCCGCGCCTCTGGACACGATCCGCACCGGCGACGTGGTGGAGGTCGACGGCGACACCGGCCGGATCGTCGTGATCCGGACCGATGGGGTGGCGGTGCATTCCGGTGGGTGA
- a CDS encoding aconitase X catalytic domain-containing protein, with amino-acid sequence MHLTDEEKRMRDGVEGDAVAVAMDLLIRYGDALQAERLVATRNVAGTMTQPSPAKAKLVAEGGWAKAFAVMNLDSDRELDIPSMRVPTCQLQHGFGADAEGLTRYPADSIRLQEDAESYFTDRGVRVLGTCTPYQVGNLPVLGEHCAWMESSAVVYANSVLGARTNCEGAASTGAASLTGRIPYWGNHLPANRLATHLVRAETPVEGFREWGLLGYFVGELVQEARPAIVGSLAPASDADLKHFGAATATSGGVELYHLPGVTPEAPTLEAAFGGAGMPEAVTYGERERRATYETLNAQGESTEVDFVLLGCPHASLAQVQGVAGLLEGRRLADGVQLWIMLPRALAADALRRGWTRTIARAGGRVLTESCPAMSRAAPPGTRVMATDSAKQAHYLPAILGIEAWFGTTRECVDAAVTGRWRGKLT; translated from the coding sequence ATGCACCTCACCGACGAGGAGAAGCGCATGCGCGACGGTGTCGAGGGTGACGCCGTCGCGGTCGCGATGGACCTGCTGATCCGCTACGGCGATGCGCTGCAGGCCGAGCGGCTGGTCGCCACGCGCAACGTCGCCGGCACCATGACCCAACCCTCGCCCGCGAAGGCGAAGCTGGTGGCCGAGGGCGGGTGGGCCAAGGCCTTCGCCGTCATGAACCTCGACAGCGACCGTGAGCTCGACATCCCCTCGATGCGCGTGCCCACCTGCCAGCTGCAGCACGGGTTCGGCGCAGACGCGGAGGGGCTCACGCGATACCCGGCGGACAGCATCCGGCTGCAGGAGGATGCGGAGTCGTACTTCACCGATCGCGGCGTGCGGGTGCTGGGCACCTGCACGCCCTATCAGGTGGGCAACCTCCCCGTCCTCGGCGAGCACTGCGCCTGGATGGAGTCATCGGCCGTCGTCTACGCGAACTCGGTGCTGGGCGCCCGCACCAACTGCGAGGGCGCCGCCTCCACCGGTGCCGCGTCGTTGACCGGCCGCATCCCGTACTGGGGCAATCACCTTCCCGCCAACCGTCTCGCCACCCACCTCGTGCGCGCCGAAACCCCCGTGGAGGGTTTCCGCGAGTGGGGGCTGCTCGGCTACTTCGTCGGCGAGCTCGTGCAGGAGGCGCGCCCCGCGATCGTCGGCTCACTCGCGCCGGCATCGGATGCGGATCTCAAGCACTTCGGGGCGGCCACCGCGACCTCGGGCGGCGTGGAGCTGTATCACCTGCCCGGGGTCACGCCGGAGGCGCCGACCCTGGAGGCGGCGTTCGGGGGCGCGGGGATGCCCGAGGCGGTGACCTACGGCGAGCGCGAGCGGCGAGCGACGTACGAGACGCTCAACGCGCAGGGCGAGAGCACGGAGGTCGACTTCGTGCTGCTCGGCTGTCCGCACGCCTCGCTCGCGCAGGTGCAGGGGGTCGCGGGGCTCCTGGAGGGGCGTCGTCTGGCCGACGGTGTGCAGCTGTGGATCATGCTGCCGCGTGCGCTCGCCGCCGACGCCCTGCGTCGGGGCTGGACGCGCACGATCGCCCGAGCGGGCGGGCGGGTGCTGACCGAGTCGTGCCCGGCGATGTCGCGCGCCGCGCCGCCCGGCACCCGCGTCATGGCGACGGACTCGGCCAAGCAGGCGCACTATCTGCCCGCGATCCTCGGCATCGAGGCGTGGTTCGGCACGACGCGCGAGTGCGTGGATGCGGCCGTCACGGGCCGCTGGCGGGGGAAGCTGACGTGA
- a CDS encoding AMP-binding protein: MSGIHYSDLWARIAQTDPDRTAIVTPTRRLSYARFAAEASALARHLRESGVGLGDAAALLLYNRVEYLTFFWACLAVGASPVAINYRYRAGEVRALLEDCDAKVLIAPTSLADVAAEAVTGLEPAVRLIIVDDEGGNASIPGAEDYDAIVAEGGEIPPAAPRGADLRLYTGGTTGAPKAVVWEMDTLLQARRQSTWGVIGIDPPDDLEEAARIATAAETPRVVTLPLPPMLHGTAQSTTMGTLALGGTIVLLENAHLDVAEALAMVHEHGVTRLVVAGDAVALPFVDAVEADGRGLGRVDSIMSSGMRFSDEVKRRLHEQGEVMIVDLLASSEGGPFAFGITRAAEDLPAKLMLTPGTVLLDEDLAEMPPVAGARGILAFRGVLPRGYYGDPEKTARTFPTIGEHRYVMPGDWALARGDGSIELLGRLSAVVNTGGEKVFPAEVEEQLLAHPDIDDAVVFGLPHPRFGEVVSAMIVPAEGAAVDLDALAEYLDERLAGYKKPRQVFVRSTLARSQTGKIELTRVKADAAAEQAERMQGAR; encoded by the coding sequence GTGAGCGGCATCCACTACAGCGACCTGTGGGCGCGGATCGCTCAGACCGATCCCGACCGCACCGCCATCGTCACGCCGACGCGGCGCCTCAGCTACGCGCGATTCGCCGCGGAGGCGAGTGCTCTCGCCCGGCACCTGCGTGAGAGCGGCGTGGGCCTCGGCGACGCGGCGGCGCTCTTGCTGTACAACCGGGTCGAGTACCTGACCTTCTTCTGGGCGTGCCTGGCCGTCGGCGCCTCACCCGTCGCGATCAACTACCGCTACCGGGCGGGCGAGGTGCGCGCGCTTCTGGAGGACTGCGACGCGAAGGTGCTGATCGCCCCGACTTCCCTCGCGGACGTCGCCGCCGAGGCCGTGACGGGGCTCGAGCCCGCCGTCCGGTTGATCATCGTCGACGACGAGGGCGGCAACGCATCCATCCCCGGCGCCGAGGATTACGACGCGATCGTCGCGGAGGGTGGCGAGATCCCCCCGGCCGCGCCCCGCGGCGCGGATCTGCGGCTCTACACGGGCGGCACGACCGGCGCCCCCAAGGCCGTCGTCTGGGAGATGGACACCCTGCTGCAGGCGCGTCGCCAGTCGACGTGGGGTGTCATCGGGATCGACCCGCCCGACGACCTCGAGGAGGCGGCACGCATCGCGACCGCCGCCGAGACACCGCGCGTGGTGACCCTGCCGCTGCCCCCGATGCTGCACGGCACCGCGCAGTCCACGACCATGGGGACCCTCGCGCTCGGCGGCACGATCGTGCTCCTCGAGAACGCCCACCTCGACGTCGCGGAGGCCCTCGCCATGGTGCACGAGCACGGGGTGACCCGTCTCGTCGTCGCAGGGGACGCCGTCGCGCTTCCTTTCGTCGACGCCGTCGAGGCGGACGGCCGGGGGCTCGGGCGCGTCGATTCGATCATGAGCTCCGGCATGCGCTTCAGCGACGAGGTCAAGCGTCGTCTGCACGAGCAGGGCGAGGTGATGATCGTCGATCTGCTCGCCTCCAGCGAGGGCGGTCCGTTCGCGTTCGGCATCACGCGCGCCGCCGAGGACCTGCCCGCCAAGCTCATGCTGACCCCGGGCACCGTGCTCCTGGACGAGGATCTCGCCGAGATGCCACCGGTCGCCGGCGCCCGCGGCATCCTCGCCTTCCGCGGCGTCCTCCCGCGCGGCTACTACGGCGACCCCGAGAAGACCGCGCGCACCTTCCCGACGATCGGCGAGCACCGTTACGTGATGCCCGGCGACTGGGCCCTGGCGCGCGGCGACGGCTCGATCGAGCTCCTCGGCCGACTGAGCGCCGTGGTCAACACGGGCGGCGAGAAGGTCTTCCCGGCCGAGGTGGAGGAGCAGCTGCTCGCGCACCCCGACATCGACGACGCCGTCGTGTTCGGCCTGCCGCATCCGCGATTCGGCGAGGTGGTCTCGGCCATGATCGTGCCCGCCGAGGGCGCCGCGGTCGACCTCGACGCCCTCGCGGAGTACCTCGACGAGCGCCTCGCCGGGTACAAGAAGCCCCGTCAGGTCTTCGTGCGGTCGACGCTCGCGCGCAGCCAGACCGGCAAGATCGAACTCACGCGCGTCAAGGCCGACGCCGCCGCCGAACAGGCAGAACGGATGCAGGGAGCACGATGA